In the Streptomyces sp. BHT-5-2 genome, one interval contains:
- a CDS encoding tetratricopeptide repeat protein, with product MSAEPHAPTGRPAAVRNIVSGGTTHGPVIQADAISGITITHSGFAGTLPDPESWPTAADLDPVAFGVRPAHRVHGHAPLPRYVLRDRDHELDTALGQARVGGGLVLLLGEPFTGKSRAALVAMARGPAGRRVFAPPRGTDLRGLPALLQGRPERYLIWLDDLDEHLGDGGLEPRLLAQLTALKVVVVATMREDAYDACRAQPGGRVLDLAHIVELAREWSPAERERVAREAARTGDPRLIGAVSSSGSEGVAAYLALGPLLWDEWWRARRADRHPRGHALVRAALDLARCGLTGALPMDLLLKVHEGYADVTGMERESAEDALAWAVERRHGLLPLLVRVTGDTWRAAPFCVETVSPAQELPDVPGPVWGCALEAARSDAAYEYADVAAKARVAFQRAADAGDTSALHNLGLLADSLGEGDEAERWFRRAAEAGEPQSAGRLGRMLAERGEGKAAEPFLETAAEAGDAEAATLLGKLLRARAEHWFTAGAKAGNPEAAHLLGDLLLGKGDVHGAFDSYLEAAAACYEPVARNMGVIHLLWHEGKVADVWMRRAAASGDECAAGYLDPLTVDNVERAVNFFQDEAERGRGFDAANLGTLLEKHGRPVAARTWYLKGYKDGDAYGAFRLAELCQKAGDDAEATAWYRKAAALGHPGARRALGEAPAAEPRGPGDQSR from the coding sequence GTGTCCGCAGAGCCTCACGCCCCCACCGGGCGCCCCGCCGCCGTCCGCAACATCGTCTCCGGCGGCACCACCCACGGCCCCGTGATCCAGGCGGACGCCATCAGCGGCATCACCATCACGCATTCCGGCTTCGCCGGCACCCTCCCCGACCCGGAGAGCTGGCCCACGGCAGCGGACCTGGACCCGGTCGCCTTCGGTGTCCGGCCCGCCCACCGTGTTCATGGGCACGCACCCCTTCCTCGCTATGTCCTCCGCGACCGTGATCACGAACTCGACACGGCGCTGGGACAGGCACGGGTGGGCGGCGGCCTGGTGCTGCTGCTCGGCGAGCCGTTCACCGGCAAGTCGCGCGCGGCGCTGGTGGCGATGGCCAGAGGTCCGGCCGGCCGCAGGGTTTTCGCGCCACCCCGCGGCACGGACCTGCGCGGCCTGCCCGCACTGCTGCAAGGCCGCCCGGAGCGCTACCTCATCTGGCTCGACGACCTCGACGAGCACCTCGGCGACGGCGGACTGGAACCGCGCCTGCTCGCCCAGTTGACGGCCCTGAAGGTCGTCGTGGTCGCCACCATGCGGGAGGACGCCTACGACGCCTGCCGCGCCCAGCCCGGCGGCCGGGTCCTCGACTTGGCCCACATCGTCGAACTGGCCCGGGAGTGGAGCCCGGCGGAGCGGGAGCGGGTGGCGAGGGAGGCCGCACGTACTGGGGATCCGCGCCTGATAGGTGCCGTCTCGTCCAGTGGGTCGGAGGGCGTCGCCGCGTACCTCGCCCTGGGCCCCCTCCTCTGGGACGAGTGGTGGCGCGCCCGTCGCGCCGACCGCCACCCGCGCGGCCATGCCCTGGTTCGCGCCGCCCTCGACCTCGCCCGCTGCGGCCTCACCGGCGCCCTTCCCATGGACCTCCTCCTCAAGGTCCACGAGGGGTACGCGGATGTGACCGGCATGGAGCGGGAGTCCGCCGAGGACGCCCTCGCCTGGGCGGTCGAGCGGCGTCACGGCCTGCTGCCGCTTCTCGTCCGCGTCACGGGAGATACCTGGCGGGCCGCGCCCTTTTGCGTGGAGACGGTGTCTCCAGCCCAGGAACTGCCGGACGTCCCCGGCCCGGTATGGGGCTGTGCCCTGGAGGCGGCCCGGTCGGACGCGGCTTACGAATACGCCGACGTCGCGGCGAAGGCACGGGTCGCCTTCCAACGCGCCGCCGACGCCGGAGACACCTCCGCCCTGCACAACCTCGGCCTGCTCGCCGATTCGCTGGGGGAGGGGGACGAAGCCGAACGCTGGTTCCGCCGGGCGGCCGAGGCCGGGGAGCCGCAGTCGGCGGGCCGGCTCGGCCGGATGCTCGCCGAGCGGGGCGAGGGGAAGGCCGCCGAGCCGTTCCTGGAGACCGCCGCCGAAGCGGGCGACGCGGAGGCGGCGACGCTGCTGGGGAAGCTGCTGCGGGCCCGGGCCGAGCACTGGTTCACGGCGGGGGCGAAGGCCGGGAATCCGGAGGCGGCACATCTGCTCGGCGACCTGCTGCTCGGCAAGGGTGACGTCCACGGCGCCTTCGACAGCTACCTGGAGGCCGCCGCCGCCTGCTACGAACCCGTGGCGCGGAACATGGGCGTCATCCACCTGCTGTGGCACGAGGGCAAGGTCGCCGATGTCTGGATGCGCCGAGCGGCCGCGTCGGGCGATGAGTGCGCCGCCGGGTACCTCGACCCCCTCACCGTCGACAATGTCGAGCGTGCTGTGAACTTCTTCCAGGACGAAGCCGAGCGGGGCCGCGGCTTCGACGCGGCCAACCTCGGCACGCTCCTCGAAAAGCACGGCCGCCCCGTCGCAGCGCGCACCTGGTACCTCAAGGGCTACAAGGACGGCGACGCCTATGGCGCGTTCCGCCTCGCCGAGCTGTGCCAGAAGGCCGGCGACGACGCCGAGGCCACGGCCTGGTACCGCAAGGCCGCGGCCCTGGGCCACCCCGGGGCCAGGCGCGCCCTCGGGGAGGCCCCGGCCGCGGAGCCGCGCGGGCCCGGCGATCAGAGCAGGTGA
- a CDS encoding nucleoside triphosphate pyrophosphohydrolase encodes MNADAADATPAAAAPRPEGAGTDTGRLVLLTTSHRVAPGLLSWPAWQALRTADRVLCADADHPQLPYLREAGVTVEVAAPTARELVDDIVPGARTAVVLTSADGESALTDGLARLAGSGRETMPDLELLPGSYDLPGARLLDLVQVMDQIRAECPWSSIRTHRDLAKYGIEEAYELVEAIEEGDRDALREELGDVLLQVVFHARIAQDDPDAPFSVDDVAGTLVEKLLHRHPHVFGDEAAETPEDVKAHWLRTKAEEKQRDSVTEGIPLAQPGLALAAKLASRARTAGLDVPMPSGPGIGYELLSLAVRAESEGVDPEAALRAAARAYRDAVVAAERGTG; translated from the coding sequence GTGAACGCTGACGCCGCTGACGCCACCCCTGCTGCCGCCGCCCCCCGCCCCGAGGGCGCCGGCACGGACACCGGCCGCCTGGTCCTGCTCACGACCAGCCACCGGGTCGCCCCCGGCCTGCTCTCCTGGCCCGCCTGGCAGGCCCTGCGCACCGCCGACCGCGTACTGTGCGCCGACGCCGACCACCCCCAGCTGCCCTACCTCCGCGAGGCCGGCGTCACGGTGGAGGTCGCCGCCCCGACCGCCCGCGAACTGGTCGACGACATCGTCCCCGGCGCCCGCACCGCCGTCGTCCTCACCTCCGCCGACGGCGAGAGCGCCCTCACCGACGGCCTGGCCCGGCTCGCCGGCTCCGGCCGCGAGACCATGCCCGACCTGGAACTGCTGCCCGGCTCCTACGACCTCCCCGGCGCCCGCCTGCTCGACCTCGTCCAGGTCATGGACCAGATCCGCGCCGAGTGCCCCTGGAGCAGCATCCGCACCCACCGCGACCTCGCCAAGTACGGCATCGAGGAGGCGTACGAGCTGGTCGAGGCCATCGAGGAGGGCGACCGCGACGCGCTCCGCGAGGAGCTGGGCGACGTCCTCCTCCAGGTCGTCTTCCACGCCCGGATCGCCCAGGACGACCCCGACGCCCCGTTCTCCGTCGACGACGTGGCCGGCACCCTCGTCGAGAAGCTGCTCCACCGCCACCCCCACGTCTTCGGCGACGAGGCCGCCGAGACTCCCGAGGACGTCAAGGCCCACTGGCTCCGCACCAAGGCCGAGGAAAAGCAGCGCGACTCGGTCACCGAGGGCATCCCGCTGGCCCAGCCCGGCCTCGCCCTGGCCGCCAAGCTCGCCTCCCGCGCCCGCACGGCGGGCCTGGACGTGCCCATGCCTTCCGGCCCGGGCATCGGCTACGAACTCCTCTCCCTGGCCGTCCGTGCCGAGTCCGAGGGCGTGGACCCGGAGGCGGCCCTGCGCGCCGCGGCCCGCGCCTATCGGGACGCGGTGGTGGCGGCCGAGAGAGGAACCGGTTAG
- a CDS encoding SurA N-terminal domain-containing protein produces the protein MFRRRTALSVSAAALLAATPLLTACGTDAHPGAAAIVDGKRITVAALQGRVKDIRAAQAASPQGKELITNTGRLGPSTLNGMIFDEVLARAARDAGVTVTRADIQKARAEAEERAGGAARLRTMWLQQGTAPDQIDQVVRNQLLIDGLAEHLHADRGRPDGQRKLVEALSRTSRAMGVDVNPRYGTWDDRQVILGETRTPWLAPAAPPQQDA, from the coding sequence GTGTTCCGCCGAAGGACCGCGCTCTCCGTTTCCGCCGCCGCGCTGCTGGCCGCGACCCCGCTGCTCACCGCCTGCGGCACCGACGCCCACCCGGGCGCCGCCGCCATCGTGGACGGCAAGCGGATCACCGTCGCCGCGCTCCAGGGCCGGGTCAAGGACATCCGCGCCGCCCAGGCCGCGTCCCCGCAGGGCAAGGAACTGATCACGAACACCGGCCGGCTCGGCCCCTCCACCCTCAACGGCATGATCTTCGACGAGGTGCTGGCCCGCGCCGCCCGCGACGCCGGGGTCACGGTCACCCGCGCCGACATCCAGAAGGCCCGGGCGGAGGCGGAGGAACGGGCCGGCGGCGCCGCCCGGTTGCGGACGATGTGGCTCCAGCAGGGCACCGCCCCCGACCAGATCGACCAGGTGGTCCGCAACCAGCTCCTCATCGACGGCCTCGCCGAGCACCTGCACGCCGACCGCGGCCGCCCCGACGGCCAGCGCAAACTCGTCGAGGCGCTGTCCAGGACCTCCCGCGCCATGGGCGTCGACGTCAACCCCCGCTACGGCACCTGGGACGACCGGCAGGTGATCCTCGGCGAGACCAGGACGCCGTGGCTGGCGCCGGCGGCGCCGCCGCAGCAGGACGCGTGA
- a CDS encoding serine/threonine-protein kinase: protein MNGRVIADRYELSVLLGQGGMGQVWIGYDRRLDRRVGVKLLRPDRVAGTPDGEEMRRRFVRECRVTAQVDHPGLVTVHDAGSDDEDLYLVMQYVDGADLSDHLAEHDPYPWPWAVSVAAQLCAVLAAVHAVPIVHRDLKPRNVMIRPDGSLVVLDLGIASALDTDTTRLTHTGSPIGSPAYMAPEQAMGGAVGPYTDLYALGVLLHELLSGQVPFAGSTALGVLHRHLHEEPVPVRRLRPDVPEALEALVLHLLRKDPRARPADAQEVYAALAPLLPTSSGGPRAPLAPMDPTRPFCQPHAPWPARAAGSPAPAPTPTVLATPRVPEPAPAPAAQDPRASLAGNAPWASPPSAPRPPAPPEPGAAPADPRPSASSGPDVAAAVDEVKLLLDQGRITRAVDILGGILPAAAERHGPHSPVVRTLRKQYAATLMDDGQYRRALPELRILAEQYAKESGAGATRQALQFHHDAAQCLEQLGEVAQALEEYRALLPYFEHYADDPVRPLEIRRSIGHLLLAQGEHGAAKETLSRLLHDAERLHGPHHAFPTEIRRTLYWLAQMQG, encoded by the coding sequence GTGAACGGCCGGGTCATCGCCGACCGCTACGAACTCTCCGTCCTGCTCGGCCAGGGCGGCATGGGCCAGGTCTGGATCGGCTACGACCGCCGCCTGGACCGCCGGGTCGGCGTCAAGCTGCTCCGCCCCGACCGGGTCGCCGGCACCCCCGACGGCGAGGAGATGCGCCGCCGCTTCGTCCGCGAGTGCCGGGTCACTGCGCAGGTCGACCACCCCGGACTCGTCACCGTCCACGACGCCGGCAGCGACGACGAGGACCTCTACCTCGTCATGCAGTACGTCGACGGCGCCGACCTCTCCGACCACCTCGCCGAGCACGACCCCTACCCCTGGCCGTGGGCGGTCTCCGTCGCCGCCCAACTGTGCGCCGTACTGGCCGCGGTGCACGCGGTGCCGATCGTCCACCGGGACCTCAAGCCCCGCAACGTCATGATCCGGCCGGACGGCTCCCTGGTCGTCCTGGACCTGGGCATCGCCTCCGCCCTGGACACCGACACCACCCGCCTCACCCACACCGGCTCGCCCATCGGCAGCCCCGCCTACATGGCGCCCGAACAGGCCATGGGCGGCGCCGTCGGCCCGTACACCGACCTCTACGCCCTCGGGGTGCTGCTGCACGAACTCCTCAGCGGCCAGGTCCCGTTCGCCGGTTCCACCGCCCTGGGCGTCCTGCACCGGCACCTCCACGAGGAGCCGGTCCCGGTCCGCCGGCTCCGCCCCGACGTCCCCGAGGCCCTCGAAGCGCTCGTCCTGCACCTGCTCCGCAAGGACCCCCGGGCCCGCCCCGCCGACGCCCAGGAGGTCTACGCGGCCCTCGCCCCCCTCCTGCCCACGTCCTCCGGCGGCCCGCGCGCCCCGTTGGCACCGATGGACCCCACCCGCCCGTTCTGCCAGCCGCACGCCCCCTGGCCGGCCCGTGCCGCCGGCTCCCCGGCGCCCGCGCCCACCCCGACGGTGTTGGCCACCCCACGCGTCCCCGAGCCGGCCCCCGCCCCGGCCGCCCAGGACCCCCGCGCCTCCCTCGCCGGCAACGCCCCCTGGGCCTCCCCGCCGTCCGCACCCCGGCCCCCGGCCCCGCCCGAGCCGGGCGCCGCCCCCGCCGACCCGCGTCCGTCCGCCTCCTCCGGCCCGGACGTCGCCGCCGCCGTCGACGAGGTCAAACTCCTCCTCGACCAGGGCCGCATCACCCGCGCCGTGGACATCCTCGGCGGCATCCTCCCGGCCGCCGCCGAACGCCACGGCCCGCACTCCCCGGTCGTCCGCACCCTCCGCAAGCAGTACGCGGCGACCCTCATGGACGACGGCCAGTACCGCCGCGCCCTGCCCGAACTCCGCATCCTGGCCGAGCAGTACGCCAAGGAGTCCGGGGCCGGCGCCACCCGCCAGGCCCTCCAGTTCCACCACGACGCCGCCCAGTGCCTGGAACAGCTCGGCGAGGTCGCCCAGGCCCTGGAGGAGTACCGCGCCCTCCTCCCGTATTTCGAGCACTACGCCGACGACCCCGTCCGCCCGCTCGAAATCCGCCGCTCCATCGGTCACCTGCTGCTGGCCCAGGGCGAACACGGCGCCGCCAAGGAGACCCTCTCCCGCCTCCTCCACGACGCCGAGCGCCTGCACGGCCCGCACCACGCCTTCCCCACGGAGATCCGCCGGACCCTGTACTGGCTGGCGCAGATGCAGGGTTGA
- a CDS encoding N-6 DNA methylase, with amino-acid sequence MPEKATDDSAGRDVAGSRPTEVTAAGIARLAGVGRAAVSNWRRRHADFPKPVGGTETSPAFALRDVEQWLRDQGKLAEVPARERVWQQLVGHPAGAAAALRQAGAVLLLVQERPAAWRRLRAAADDTELTGVLPALLESVLTGRLGPEHPVRGLTRAALAHSAALVRAAGDLAATDGAAEAYGFLLGRHLDANPRQYTPTPPGPAALMAELAAAAGPLGTVLDPACGAGALLTAVRDQAHPSPPGHRPSTAPLRGERPSGDTAPALHGQDVDPDLAALAALRLALRAPGAEVRVRAADTLRADAFPQLAADAVLAHPPFNERNWGHDELAYDPRWEYGFPARTESELAWVQHALARLRPGGTAVLLMPPAAASRRSGRRIRADLLRRGALRAVIALPAGAAPPNNIPLHLWVLRKPGGRTPPVPQLLVVDTAAPAGPGRDKLDWQSVRATALDAWRDFDRDGGIEEVPGVRRSLAAIDLLGDDVDLAPARHLPPPAAAGGPAELARVHDRLTATLARTAELTPLPGTDTTAPGAATARWPQTTVGELARSGALVLRAGGAGTAGPEPAPAVLTDHDVLGGLAPSGTLPETPAGTPPEEPVLVQEGDVVVPVLGGGATARVVDEATAGAALGRNLTLLRPDTAALDPWFLAGFLRGTANNRQASSYASTATRLDVRRLQLPRLPLAEQRRYGRRFADLAAFESALRLASRLGEQLVQGLHDGLTDGTVEPG; translated from the coding sequence GTGCCGGAGAAGGCGACGGACGACAGCGCGGGTCGTGATGTGGCGGGAAGCCGCCCGACCGAGGTGACCGCCGCCGGTATCGCCCGGCTCGCCGGCGTGGGCCGGGCCGCGGTCAGCAACTGGCGGCGCCGCCACGCCGACTTCCCCAAGCCCGTCGGCGGCACCGAGACCAGCCCCGCCTTCGCCCTCCGCGACGTCGAGCAATGGCTCCGCGACCAGGGCAAGCTCGCCGAGGTGCCGGCCCGTGAACGGGTCTGGCAGCAGCTCGTCGGCCACCCCGCCGGCGCCGCCGCCGCGCTCCGCCAGGCCGGCGCCGTCCTGCTGCTCGTCCAGGAGCGCCCCGCCGCCTGGCGCCGGCTCCGCGCCGCCGCCGACGACACCGAACTGACCGGCGTACTGCCCGCCCTGCTGGAATCCGTCCTCACCGGCCGGCTCGGCCCCGAGCACCCGGTGCGCGGTCTGACCCGCGCCGCCCTCGCCCACTCCGCCGCCCTGGTCCGCGCCGCCGGCGACCTCGCCGCCACCGACGGCGCCGCCGAGGCGTACGGCTTCCTGCTCGGCCGCCACCTGGACGCCAATCCCCGCCAGTACACCCCCACCCCGCCGGGGCCGGCCGCCCTGATGGCCGAACTCGCCGCCGCCGCAGGCCCGTTGGGCACCGTCCTGGACCCGGCCTGCGGCGCCGGCGCGCTCCTCACCGCCGTCCGCGACCAGGCCCACCCGTCACCCCCCGGCCACCGCCCCTCAACGGCGCCGCTGCGCGGCGAGCGCCCCTCTGGGGACACCGCTCCCGCCCTCCACGGCCAGGACGTCGACCCCGACCTCGCCGCCCTCGCCGCGCTCCGGCTCGCCCTCCGGGCCCCCGGCGCCGAGGTCCGCGTCCGGGCCGCCGACACCCTGCGCGCCGACGCCTTCCCGCAGCTCGCCGCCGACGCCGTCCTCGCCCACCCGCCGTTCAACGAACGCAACTGGGGCCACGACGAACTCGCCTACGACCCCCGCTGGGAGTACGGCTTCCCGGCCCGCACCGAATCCGAACTGGCCTGGGTCCAGCACGCGTTGGCCCGGCTGCGGCCCGGCGGCACCGCCGTCCTCCTCATGCCGCCCGCCGCCGCCTCCCGCCGCTCCGGCCGCCGGATCCGCGCCGACCTGCTGCGCCGCGGCGCCCTGCGCGCGGTCATCGCCCTGCCCGCCGGCGCCGCCCCGCCCAACAACATCCCGCTGCACCTGTGGGTGCTGCGCAAGCCCGGCGGCCGGACCCCGCCGGTCCCGCAGCTGCTCGTCGTCGACACCGCGGCCCCCGCCGGACCGGGCCGCGACAAGCTCGACTGGCAGTCCGTACGGGCCACCGCCCTGGACGCCTGGCGGGACTTCGACCGCGACGGCGGGATCGAGGAGGTGCCCGGCGTCCGCCGCTCGCTGGCCGCCATCGACCTCCTCGGCGACGACGTCGACCTCGCCCCCGCCCGGCACCTGCCGCCGCCCGCCGCGGCCGGCGGCCCCGCCGAACTCGCCCGCGTCCACGACCGCCTCACCGCGACCCTGGCCCGCACCGCCGAACTCACCCCGCTCCCGGGCACCGACACCACCGCCCCCGGGGCGGCCACCGCCCGCTGGCCGCAGACCACCGTCGGCGAACTCGCCCGCTCCGGCGCCCTCGTGCTGCGCGCCGGCGGCGCCGGCACCGCCGGGCCCGAGCCGGCCCCCGCCGTCCTCACCGACCACGACGTCCTCGGCGGCCTCGCCCCCTCCGGCACGCTCCCCGAAACCCCCGCCGGCACGCCCCCCGAGGAGCCCGTCCTCGTCCAGGAGGGCGACGTGGTCGTCCCGGTCCTGGGCGGCGGCGCCACCGCCCGGGTCGTCGACGAGGCCACCGCCGGCGCCGCCCTCGGCCGCAACCTCACCCTGCTGCGCCCCGACACCGCCGCCCTCGACCCCTGGTTCCTGGCCGGCTTCCTGCGCGGCACCGCCAACAACCGCCAGGCCAGCAGCTACGCCTCCACCGCCACCCGGCTCGACGTCCGCCGCCTCCAGCTGCCCCGCCTGCCGCTGGCCGAACAGCGCCGCTACGGCCGCCGCTTCGCCGACCTCGCCGCCTTCGAAAGCGCCCTGCGACTGGCCTCCCGGCTCGGCGAGCAGCTCGTCCAAGGACTCCACGACGGCCTCACGGACGGCACGGTCGAGCCCGGCTGA
- a CDS encoding DUF4190 domain-containing protein, protein MSQQMQYQPVPEGAPGMPTPGHHQAARNGLGITALVLGIIGALSGIPMVLFWLAGPLGLLSLIFGFVGLSRVKKGQATNKGVAVTGTVLGALAMILAVIGVIVTVLAVNKAVDEINKQVNGSQAQPKDGSKGNRSYGPGAVATYPDKGLEVSVAKLAPYTVGDIASGHTAGNKAYKVTVQIKNKGKAAFNPALTQIKAKTGADGRKAEQIIDGKIGIGFDGSIAPGSAATVDVAFDAPPTAKELDVEVAPDIDMQGVFWKLPTS, encoded by the coding sequence ATGTCCCAGCAGATGCAGTACCAGCCCGTCCCGGAGGGGGCGCCCGGCATGCCGACCCCCGGTCACCACCAGGCGGCCCGCAACGGCCTCGGCATCACCGCCCTGGTCCTCGGCATCATCGGCGCGCTCAGCGGCATCCCGATGGTCCTGTTCTGGCTGGCCGGCCCGCTCGGTCTGCTGTCGCTGATCTTCGGCTTCGTGGGCCTGAGCCGGGTGAAGAAGGGCCAGGCCACCAACAAGGGCGTGGCGGTGACCGGCACCGTCCTCGGCGCCCTCGCGATGATCCTGGCGGTCATCGGCGTCATCGTCACCGTGCTCGCCGTCAACAAGGCCGTCGACGAGATCAACAAGCAGGTCAACGGCTCACAGGCGCAGCCCAAGGACGGCAGCAAGGGCAACAGGAGCTACGGTCCGGGCGCCGTGGCCACCTACCCGGACAAGGGCCTGGAGGTGAGCGTCGCCAAGCTCGCCCCGTACACCGTCGGCGACATCGCCTCCGGCCACACCGCGGGCAACAAGGCGTACAAGGTCACCGTGCAGATCAAGAACAAGGGCAAGGCCGCCTTCAACCCGGCCCTGACCCAGATCAAGGCCAAGACCGGCGCCGACGGCCGCAAGGCGGAGCAGATCATCGACGGCAAGATCGGCATCGGCTTCGACGGCTCCATCGCCCCGGGCTCCGCCGCCACCGTGGACGTCGCCTTCGACGCCCCGCCCACCGCCAAGGAACTCGACGTCGAGGTCGCCCCGGACATCGACATGCAGGGCGTCTTCTGGAAGCTGCCGACCAGCTGA
- a CDS encoding DUF2079 domain-containing protein, which translates to MDTAAATAADGRTGPSPGAAADPSAGPATTAPAPSRPAALRAALRAPRLDPYWTAGLFFVAYAVLSYWRYRTMSTISWDLGIFEQAIRGYAHLGAPTVDLKGPGTNILGDHFSPVLVLLAPLYRLFPSPLTLLVAQAALFALSAIPVTRAAARHLGRRRGLALGLAYGLSWGIQRAVDFDFHEIAFAVPLIAFALEAALRGRWNTAACWAAPLVLVKEDLGVTAAAIGALSLLRTRRPGPLPLALVALGVTATAVTLGLVIPAFNGSGSYDYWSKLGGHGAAAPAIPVDVALRTLLWTLLPTTGLLALRSPLLLVAVPTLGWRFLSHEPHYWGTDWHYSAVLMPIVFLALVDALPRALASARPWMRSYAHHLPAAVLAAALALTTTLPLARLTEAATYRTPPEIPAAERLLDRIPDGATVESDIRPLSRLTGRTRVYWTGDTGGLAPGYIAAQLHDDHSAEQALADAEARHPRSTYVVLGTAADLVVLRRTSAR; encoded by the coding sequence ATGGACACGGCCGCAGCAACGGCGGCGGACGGCCGCACCGGGCCCTCCCCCGGCGCCGCCGCCGACCCGTCGGCCGGGCCCGCCACCACCGCGCCGGCGCCGTCCCGGCCCGCCGCGCTCCGGGCCGCGCTCCGCGCCCCGCGCCTCGACCCGTACTGGACCGCCGGCCTCTTCTTCGTCGCGTACGCCGTGCTCTCGTACTGGCGCTACCGCACGATGTCCACCATCTCCTGGGACCTGGGCATCTTCGAGCAGGCGATCCGCGGCTACGCCCACCTAGGGGCGCCGACAGTCGACCTCAAGGGGCCCGGCACCAACATCCTCGGCGACCACTTCAGCCCCGTCCTGGTGCTGCTCGCCCCCCTCTACCGGCTGTTCCCCTCCCCCCTGACCCTGCTCGTCGCGCAGGCCGCGCTGTTCGCGCTCTCCGCGATACCCGTCACCCGCGCCGCCGCCCGCCACCTCGGCCGCCGGCGCGGGCTCGCCCTCGGCCTCGCCTACGGCCTGTCCTGGGGCATCCAGCGCGCCGTCGACTTCGACTTCCACGAAATAGCCTTCGCGGTCCCGCTGATCGCCTTCGCCCTCGAAGCCGCCCTGCGCGGCCGCTGGAACACCGCGGCGTGCTGGGCCGCCCCCCTCGTCCTGGTCAAGGAGGACCTCGGCGTCACCGCCGCCGCCATCGGCGCGCTCTCCCTGCTCCGCACCCGCCGCCCCGGCCCCCTGCCGCTCGCCCTCGTCGCCCTCGGCGTCACCGCCACCGCCGTCACCCTCGGCCTGGTCATCCCCGCCTTCAACGGCTCCGGCTCCTACGACTACTGGAGCAAGCTCGGCGGCCACGGCGCCGCCGCCCCCGCCATACCCGTCGACGTCGCCCTCCGCACCCTGCTGTGGACGCTGCTGCCCACCACCGGCCTGCTCGCCCTGCGCTCCCCGCTCCTCCTCGTGGCCGTGCCCACCCTCGGCTGGCGCTTCCTCTCCCACGAACCCCACTACTGGGGCACCGACTGGCACTACAGCGCCGTCCTGATGCCCATCGTCTTCCTCGCCCTCGTCGACGCCCTGCCGCGGGCCCTCGCCTCCGCCCGGCCCTGGATGCGCTCCTACGCCCATCACCTGCCCGCCGCCGTACTGGCCGCCGCGCTCGCACTGACCACCACGCTGCCGCTGGCCCGGCTGACCGAGGCCGCCACCTACCGCACGCCCCCGGAAATACCCGCCGCCGAACGGCTGCTGGACCGGATACCCGACGGCGCGACGGTCGAGTCCGACATCCGCCCGCTCAGCCGCCTCACCGGCCGCACCCGCGTCTACTGGACCGGCGACACCGGTGGGCTGGCGCCCGGCTACATCGCGGCACAGCTCCATGACGACCACTCGGCCGAGCAGGCGCTGGCCGATGCGGAGGCCCGGCATCCGCGGTCCACGTACGTGGTGCTCGGCACCGCCGCGGACCTCGTCGTCCTCCGCCGCACCTCGGCCCGCTGA
- a CDS encoding phosphotransferase-like protein, with translation MTTQAIVLNGGSSAGVTSLARALQDVLPRPWLTFGVDAFVETLPPALTSAPDGLDVAPDGTVTVGPVFRRLEAAWRHGVAAIARTGTGVIIDDVFLGGATGQEQWRTALDGLEVLWVGVRVRPL, from the coding sequence ATGACCACCCAAGCCATCGTCCTCAACGGCGGTTCCAGCGCCGGCGTCACCTCCCTCGCCCGCGCCCTCCAGGACGTCCTCCCCCGCCCCTGGCTCACCTTCGGCGTGGACGCCTTCGTCGAGACCCTGCCGCCGGCCCTGACCTCCGCACCGGACGGCCTGGACGTGGCCCCCGACGGCACGGTCACCGTCGGCCCCGTCTTCCGCCGCCTGGAAGCCGCCTGGCGCCACGGCGTCGCCGCGATCGCCCGCACCGGCACCGGCGTCATCATCGACGACGTCTTCCTCGGCGGCGCCACCGGCCAGGAACAGTGGCGGACCGCCCTCGACGGCCTGGAGGTCCTCTGGGTCGGCGTCCGCGTAAGGCCCCTCTAG